One part of the Odontesthes bonariensis isolate fOdoBon6 chromosome 13, fOdoBon6.hap1, whole genome shotgun sequence genome encodes these proteins:
- the pcdh11 gene encoding protocadherin-11 X-linked isoform X2 translates to MDLASQSQALVVLLACVVLICKAQERDYIVKEEQPENVRIGNLRRDLDLNLDPNIRLSSPLQFKPVYKTGDVPLVRVEANTGEIFTTNHRIDREKLCSGVFTEKRCYYEIEVAVLPDEIFRLVKIRFLIEDVNDNAPLFQSTVINISIPENTAINTRYPVPSAFDPDVGINGIQHYELVKSVSEFGLDIIETPEGDKWPQLIVQQNLDREQKDTFVMKIKVEDGGNPPKSSTAILQVTISDVNDNRPIFKDSELEVSVPENAPMGTSVAQLHATDADLGSNAQIHFAFSNQVSSSTKRHFAINSSTGLITVKQPLDREVTPVHKLIVLASDGSSTPSRATVIVNVTDVNDNVPSIDTRYIINLVNGTVLLSENAPLNTKIALITVTDKDADLYGKVACYTDHDVPFRLKPVFNDQFLLETAAPLDYETTREYAIKIVASDRGTPPLNTSAMVLIKIKDENDNAPIFPQPEIQLSIPENNDPSTQLIKISATDADSGHNAEIIYALGPDAPDGFNIDRRSGILSVGKRLDREKQERYSFTVIARDNGSTSLQSNVTVRLIVQDLNDNSPAFTHPEYNFYVPENLPLYGTVGLITVTDADAGDNAVITLSILNGKDNFIIDPQTGVIKPNITFDREQQSSYTFMVKAVDGGQPPSSSYAKVTINVVDVNDNRPVFVSPSSNYSYDLVRTTTAPGAVVTRVFAIDNDTGMNAELQYSILSSIIITSRVSPRGLFAINKTTGNITLQEKIVTADQGLHRLVVKVKDLGQPESLHAIALIHLFVNDTVSNATFIQEQLRKSMETPLDRNIGDSEVTPQANGYVIVVIAIIAGTMTVILVIFVTALVRCRQTPRHKVVQKGKQSGEWVSPNQENRQIKKKKKRKKRSPKSLLLNFVTIDESKPDDPTHEHVNGTLDLPVELEEQTMGKYNWATTPTTFKPDSPDLAKHYKSASPQPTFQIKPETPVAPKKHHVIQELPLDNTFVVGCDSLSKCSSTSSDPYSVSECSCQGGFKTTGQITTRQEMALKPPHYGTLCGTGTARSHRIKINL, encoded by the exons ATGGACTTAGCAAGTCAGTCGCAAGCGCTGGTGGTCTTGCTCGCCTGTGTAGTCTTAATATGCAAGGCCCAGGAGAGGGACTACATAGTGAAGGAGGAGCAGCCAGAGAATGTCCGTATTGGGAATCTGCGCAGGGACCTGGACCTTAACCTTGACCCGAACATCAGGCTATCCTCCCCGCTGCAGTTCAAGCCTGTGTATAAGACAGGTGATGTGCCTTTGGTGAGGGTTGAGGCCAACACAGGGGAGATCTTTACCACCAATCACAGAATCGACCGGGAGAAGCTGTGCTCAGGGGTCTTCACTGAGAAACGCTGCTATTATGAGATCGAGGTGGCGGTGCTTCCCGATGAGATCTTCAGATTGGTCAAGATCCGTTTCCTGATTGAGGATGTGAATGACAACGCACCCCTTTTCCAGTCCACTGTTATAAACATCTCTATCCCAGAGAACACGGCCATCAACACCCGGTACCCAGTGCCATCAGCGTTTGACCCTGATGTAGGGATCAATGGGATCCAACATTACGAGCTCGTCAAG AGTGTCAGTGAGTTTGGTTTAGACATCATCGAGACTCCTGAAGGTGACAAGTGGCCACAGCTCATTGTGCAGCAGAATCTTGATCGCGAGCAGAAGGACACTTTTGTCATGAAGATAAAAGTGGAGGATGGTGGCAACCCTCCCAAATCCAGCACTGCCATTCTCCAAGTTACCATCTCTGACGTCAATGACAATCGCCCCATCTTCAAGGACAGTGAGCTGGAGGTCTCTGTACCAGAGAACGCTCCAATGGGAACATCAGTCGCTCAGCTTCATGCTACGGACGCAGATTTAGGTTCCAATGCACAGATCCACTTCGCCTTCAGTAACCAGGTCTCTTCTTCAACCAAACGTCACTTTGCCATCAACAGCTCTACTGGACTGATTACTGTGAAGCAACCACTGGACAGGGAGGTAACACCTGTTCATAAACTCATTGTCCTGGCAAGTGATGGCAGCTCAACCCCATCCAGAGCCACAGTAATTGTTAATGTCACTGATGTTAATGACAATGTTCCCTCCATAGACACTCGCTACATTATCAACCTGGTAAATGGGACTGTACTACTCTCTGAGAATGCACCCCTCAACACCAAAATAGCCCTTATTACTGTTACTGACAAGGATGCAGATCTGTATGGCAAAGTGGCTTGCTACACtgaccatgatgttcctttccGGTTGAAGCCTGTCTTTAATGATCAGTTCTTATTGGAGACAGCAGCCCCTCTTGATTATGAGACAACCCGAGAATATGCTATTAAGATAGTGGCCTCAGATAGAGGGACCCCTCCTTTGAACACCTCAGCTATGGTCCTTATTAAAATCAAGGATGAGAATGATAATGCTCCTATATTCCCCCAGCCTGAAATTCAGCTTTCCATACCTGAGAACAATGACCCCTCAACACAGTTAATAAAAATCAGTGCCACTGATGCAGATAGTGGacataatgctgagattatttaTGCTCTTGGCCCTGATGCACCTGATGGGTTTAACATTGACAGACGGTCAGGAATTCTCTCAGTTGGCAAACGATTGGACAGAGAGAAGCAGGAGAGGTACTCATTCACTGTCATAGCGAGGGACAATGGCTCTACATCCCTGCAGAGCAATGTCACCGTCAGGCTAATTGTCCAGGACCTTAATGACAACAGCCCAGCTTTTACACACCCTGAGTACAACTTCTATGTGCCTGAAAACCTTCCTCTCTATGGAACTGTCGGCCTGATCACAGTGACAGATGCAGATGCGGGAGATAATGCTGTTATAACCCTGTCCATTTTGAACGGAAAAGACAATTTCATCATTGACCCCCAAACTGGTGTGATCAAACCAAATATCACCTTTGACAGGGAGCAACAAAGCTCCTACACGTTTATGGTCAAGGCAGTTGATGGAGGGCAGCCTCCAAGCTCCTCCTATGCCAAGGTCACTATCAATGTAGTTGATGTGAATGACAATCGCCCGGTGTTTGTCAGCCCATCCTCCAATTACTCTTATGACCTCGTGCGAACCACCACCGCCCCTGGTGCTGTGGTCACCAGAGTGTTTGCCATTGACAATGACACAGGTATGAATGCTGAGCTGCAATACAGTATCCTGAGCAGCATCATCATCACATCCAGGGTCTCCCCTCGAGGTCTCTTTGCCATCAACAAAACAACTGGTAACATAACGCTGCAGGAGAAAATAGTCACAGCTGATCAGGGCCTGCATAGGCTGGTAGTCAAGGTCAAGGATTTAGGCCAGCCTGAGTCGTTACATGCTATCGCACTTATTCACTTGTTTGTCAATgacactgtgtcaaatgctacCTTTATTCAAGAGCAGCTGCGGAAAAGTATGGAGACACCCTTGGATCGTAACATAGGGGACAGTGAGGTAACACCTCAAGCTAATGGATATGTGATTGTTGTCATAGCTATCATAGCGGGGACCATGACTGTCATCTTGGTGATATTTGTTACTGCTCTGGTGCGCTGCCGGCAGACACCCAGACACAAAGTAGTACAGAAGGGCAAGCAGAGTGGAGAGTGGGTGTCACCCAATCAAGAGAACCGTCAgatcaagaagaagaagaagagaaagaagcGATCCCCCAAGAGCCTCCTCTTGAACTTTGTGACCATAGATGAATCAAAGCCTGATGACCCAACTCATGAGCATGTTAATGGTACACTGGATCTTCCTGTGGAGCTAGAGGAGCAAACCATGGGGAAATACAATTGGGCAACGACGCCCACTACCTTCAAACCTGACAGTCCAGATCTTGCCAAGCATTACAAGTCTGCGTCCCCTCAGCCTACATTTCAAATCAAACCAGAAACTCCTGTGGCCCCAAAGAAACACCATGTGATCCAGGAGCTCCCCTTGGACAACACATTTGTGGTTGGCTGTGACTCACTCTCCAAGTGTTCATCGACTAGCTCCGACCCATACAGTGTCTCAGAATGCAGCTGTCAGGGGGGATTCAAGACTACGGGGCAAATCACCACCCGACAG GAAATGGCACTGAAACCCCCACACTATGGCACACTCTGTGGCACAGGTACAGCTCGCTCCCACAGGATTAAAATCAATCTCTAG